The genomic stretch AGGCAACCTCGCCCCCGTCGACGATCAACCTCGGCCGGTGCGGGCTGTGTACACGGTCAAGGAAGTGGCCGTGATGCTGTCCCTGTCGGTCAGTTCCGCCTATGCCCTGGTCCGGGCGGGGCAGGTTCCCGCTGAGCGGCTGGGGCGGCGCTGGGTGGTTCCGCGTAACCGCTTCCACGCCTGGCTGGATGGTGCGTCCGGCGAGCTTTCGGCAACCGGCACCGACGCGGCGCGCGGGGGCTGGTGACCGTGGGCTTCGTCAGCAAGACGCCGGCTGGGACGTACCGCGCGAACTGGCGGGACTCGGCGAATCGGCAGAAGGCGAAGACTTTCCGCACGAAGAAGGAGGCGAACGCCTACCTCGCCGAGGTCGAGGGTGCTCTGAACAAGGGCACGTACGTC from Micromonospora craniellae encodes the following:
- a CDS encoding helix-turn-helix domain-containing protein; translated protein: MSIVVPFASRQPGARAGNLAPVDDQPRPVRAVYTVKEVAVMLSLSVSSAYALVRAGQVPAERLGRRWVVPRNRFHAWLDGASGELSATGTDAARGGW